Proteins encoded in a region of the Tribolium castaneum strain GA2 chromosome 7, icTriCast1.1, whole genome shotgun sequence genome:
- the rtp gene encoding MORN repeat-containing protein 4 homolog has protein sequence MDSILREGVTKIGGFRYENGAVYVGSWNKNGLRHGYGHLKFRNGNRYDGFFEDGLFHGLGMLTFSDGAKYEGEFANGWFHGYGIFWRADGMRHEGQFCGGKMWGLGLTTFKDGSNGFPRYEGFFQDCKILKKIKCPEAVQKAQKIAFMARNYKE, from the exons ATGGACTCAATACTAAGGG AGGGTGTTACCAAAATTGGAGGTTTCCGATATGAAAATGGCGCCGTTTATGTCGGTTCATGGAATAAAAATGGCCTTCGTCACGGTTACGGTCACTTGAAATTTCGAAATGGTAACAGATATGATGGTTTTTTTGAAGATGGGTTGTTTCATGGTTTAGGAATGTTGACATTTTCAGACGGTGCAAA ATATGAAGGTGAATTTGCGAATGGATGGTTTCATGGTTATGGGATATTTTGGAGAGCGGATGGTATGAGACATGAAGGACAGTTTTGTGGAGGTAAAATGTGGGGTTTAg GTTTAACCACGTTCAAGGATGGATCTAATGGGTTTCCGAGATATGAAGGCTTTTTCCAAGACTgcaagattttgaaaaaaattaaatgtcctGAGGCTGTGCAAAAAGCCCAGAAAATTGCATTTATGGCCAGGAATtataaagaataa
- the Oat gene encoding ornithine aminotransferase, mitochondrial: MILTKMLPKLCSTSQIINRLETSLFNKDLGIKFLSTKEIIDREKKYAAHNYHPLPVALSRGEGVFVWDVKGKRYFDYLSGYSANNFGHCHPKIVQTIQKQAQILHHTSRAFYSDVFGEYAQFVTKLFGYDKVMPMNTGVEADDTACKISRKWGYKVKKIPKNEAKMIFAVDNFWGRSLAAVSASTDPSSFEGYGPFMPGFSCVPYNDLIALEKALQDPLVCGFMVEPIQGEAGVVVPSEGYLKGVRNLCTKYNVLWTADEIQTGLGRTGKRLAVDYEDVKPDILVLGKALGGGVYPVSACLANDPIMLVIEPGTHGSTFGGNPLGSKVAIAALEVLEEENLAQNAFELGEIFRVQLRKRLSKDVVIEVRGRGLLNAIVINKNYIEAWDVCLKMKENGLIAKHTHDNIIRFAPPLIMTKDQLQESIEIIVKTINSIETK; encoded by the exons atgattttgacaaaaatgctACCGAAACTGTGTTCCACCTCTCAAATCATAAATCGGCTAGAAACCTCGTTGTTTAATAAAGATTTAGGAATCAAATTTCTGAGTACTAAAGAGATCATCGACAGGGAAAAGAAATACGCTGCTCACAATTATCATCCTTTACCTGTGGCTTTATCTAGAGGAGAAG GTGTTTTTGTATGGGACGTCAAGGGAAAACGatattttgattatttgagtggttacTCAGCGAATAATTTCGGACATTGTCAtccaaaaattgttcaaactATACAAAAGCAAGCACAAATTTTGCATCATACTTCCAGGGCGTTTTACTCGGATGTTTTTGGGGAATATGCACAGTTTGTGACTAAACTATTTGGATATGACAAAGTTATGCCAATGAACACAG gtgTGGAGGCCGACGATACCGCTTGCAAAATCTCTCGTAAATGGGGTtacaaagtgaaaaaaatcccCAAAAATGAAGCAAAGATGATTTTCGCTGTTGATAATTTCTGGGGGCGTTCTTTGGCTGCGGTTTCCGCTTCTACCGATCCATCGTCTTTCGAAGGTTATGGTCCTTTTATGCCAGGCTTCAGCTGCGTTCCTTATAACGATCTCATTGCGTTAGAG AAAGCCCTTCAAGACCCTCTAGTCTGCGGATTTATGGTCGAACCCATTCAAGGGGAGGCCGGAGTAGTTGTCCCAAGCGAAGGTTACCTAAAAGGCGTTCGAAATTTGTGTACAAAATATAACGTCCTATGGACGGCCGATGAAATCCAAACTGGATTAGGAAGAACAGGAAAAAGACTAGCTGTTGACTACGAGGATGTCAAACCGGATATTTTAGTCTTGGGCAAGGCTTTAGGAGGTGGTGTCTATCCAGTATCTGCGTGTTTGGCAAATGATCCCATAATGCTAGTCATTGAACCCGGCACCCATGGCTCCACTTTTGGTGGGAATCCCCTAGGTTCCAAAGTAGCGATAGCAGCCTTAGAAGTATTAGAAGAAGAGAATTTAGCTCAGAATGCATTTGAACTTGGGGAAATTTTCCGAGTTCAGTTGCGAAAACGGTTAAGCAAGGATGTTGTAATTGAAGTGAGAGGAAGAGGATTACTCAATGCGATAgtcataaataaaa attataTCGAAGCTTGGGATGTCTGTCtgaaaatgaaagaaaacGGTCTGATAGCGAAGCATACTCATGACAACATCATCAGATTTGCGCCTCCGCTTATAATGACTAAAGATCAACTGCAAGAATCAattgaaattattgttaaaacaattaacaGTATTGAAACAAAGTAA